The Humulus lupulus chromosome 4, drHumLupu1.1, whole genome shotgun sequence genome has a window encoding:
- the LOC133832770 gene encoding uncharacterized protein LOC133832770, with protein sequence MNDMNDDFGVTMGYTKAWRSREKDLLLVRGNPDDSYQKLPMYLYMLKQANPGTVTHLLTNNEDRFKYLYIAFSNSIKGLAIVSDRHKSIENAVYIVYPNVFHGACMYHLLNNLKSKYGNHGEELQMNFIAVAKAFTKIECEHYMRSLDRLDRRIRPYLEKAKYKTWARSYSPTKRHIVMTSNIAESLNAALKATRNLPIDIFVECLRSLVQKWVWNNSNNANGTFTKVSTATENELRHDIVSKMKYEVLLFNPIEYQVRDEKGTNFTVNIHNRTCTCNRFQEDEMPYGHAVAVIAKRNLGVYDSCAKFYKTETLKAMYEENVHPLPHKDEWNLPQHLDIVVLPPKATIPAGRPRKKRIRSRGEPKVIITCGKCDQPGHSRKTCRNPPIDKANKQKKQKS encoded by the exons ATGAATGACATGAATGATGACTTTGGAGTAACCATGGGATACACAAAAGCATGGAGATCAAGAGAAAAAGATTTGCTTCTAGTAAGAGGGAACCCTGATGATTCATATCAAAAGTTGCCAATGTATCTTTACATGTTGAAGCAAGCAAATCCAGGAACAGTAACACATCTACTCACAAACAATGAAGATAGATTCAAATACTTGTACATAGctttctctaactcaatcaaag GATTGGCTATTGTTTCCGACAGACACAAGAGCATAGAGAATGCAGTATATATAGTGTACCCAAATGTGTTCCATGGAGCTTGCATGTATCACTTGCTCAATAATTTGAAAAGCAAGTATGGAAACCATGGAGAAGAGCTACAAATGAATTTCATTGCAGTAGCAAAAGCATTCACAAAAATAGAATGTGAACACTACATGAGAAGCCTTGATAGACTTGACAGACGCATTAGACCCTATTTAGAGAAAGCCAAGTATAAAACTTGGGCAAGATCATACTCACCAACAAAAAGACACATCGTGATGACATCCAATATCGCAGAATCGCTCAACGCTGCACTAAAAGCTACAAGAAATCTCCCTATTGATATCTTTGTTGAGTGTCTTAGAAGTTTGGTTCAAAAGTGGGTTTGGAACAATTCAAATAATGCAAATGGAACATTCACAAAAGTGTCTACAGCAACAGAAAATGAGTTGAGACATGACATTGTTTCAAAAATGAAGTATGAG GTCTTACTTTTCAACCCAATAGAATATCAAGTTCGTGATGAAAAGGGGACCAATTTCACAGTAAATATACACAATAGAACATGTACATGTAATAGGTTTCAAGAAGATGAAATGCCTTATGGGCATGCAGTAGCTGTAATTGCAAAGAGAAACTTGGGAGTGTATGATTCCTGTGCAAAGTTTTACAAAACAGAAACTTTGAAAGCAATGTATGAAGAAAATGTTCATCCTTTGCCCCATAAAGATGAATGGAATCTCCCACAACACTTAGACATAGTGGTGTTACCTCCAAAGGCAACAATCCCTGCAGGAAGaccaagaaagaaaagaataagatcaAGAGGAGAACCAAAAGTGATAATCACCTGTGGTAAATGTGACCAACCAGGACATAGCAGGAAGACTTGCAGGAATCCACCAATTGACAAGGCAAACAAGCAGAAAAAACAAAAGTCATAG